A portion of the Megalobrama amblycephala isolate DHTTF-2021 linkage group LG23, ASM1881202v1, whole genome shotgun sequence genome contains these proteins:
- the ltc4s gene encoding leukotriene C4 synthase, with the protein MMLDQVVLLAAVTVLGLLEQAYFSLKVIYARRKYSVSPPAITGPPEFERIFRAQANCSEYFPIFVFSLWLAGVFFSQALAVFFGILYLYGRYLYFHGYAESSQGRLEPLYFSAKMQWVLIALSGLGVICTITQAYLGLDLLLSFTHVLGLTEHT; encoded by the exons ATGATGCTGGATCAGGTGGTGCTGTTAGCAGCGGTCACAGTGCTGGGATTGCTGGAACAAG CATACTTCTCTCTGAAGGTGATCTACGCGCGGAGAAAGTACTCGGTTTCGCCGCCCGCCATTACCGGACCGCCGGAGTTCGAGCGGATCTTTCGAGCCCA AGCGAACTGTTCGGAGTATTTCCCCATTTTCGTCTTCTCACTTTGGCTGGCTGGAGTTTTCTTCAGTCAAG caCTGGCAGTGTTCTTCGGGATCCTGTATCTTTACGGCCGGTATCTGTACTTCCACGGCTATGCGGAGTCCTCTCAGGGCAG GCTGGAGCCGCTGTACTTCAGTGCTAAGATGCAGTGGGTTCTGATCGCTCTGTCCGGGCTGGGCGTCATCTGCACCATCACACAGGCCTATCTGGGGCTGGACCTGCTGCTCTCCTTCACTCATGTGCTGGGCCTGACCGAACACACATGA